The following proteins are co-located in the Candidatus Competibacteraceae bacterium genome:
- a CDS encoding MFS transporter, with amino-acid sequence MSGTITMLLLGLGTLLVGNGLLGTLLGIRAQLEGFSNTAIGALMAAYFLGYVMGTFLVPALIRRVGHIRSFAALAAIGSASVLCYGLIVHPLAWAVLRVITGIAVVGVYTVVESWLNEQAPHHARGRVFAIYMIVTLVSLAAGQYLILSANIGALALFAVASMLFTLGLVPIAATRIHAPQPLANPSVSLAHLFWLAPLAACGAFIAGIVSGAFWSLGAVFAQRVGLSEEGIALFMSTTILGGALLQWPIGRLSDHYSRRFMLTLVSVTAALTALLALRVMYESLTALIACAFLYGGLMFSVYSLSVAHMNDRLSAPGDVLDATRGLLLIFGMGSIAGPALGGPLMDGFGPGTLPAYSAAALGLLGLLGLLRLIWAVPIPLIKQGRFVLMVRTTPVALEMLPQTDTQPELDLSEPPENNLRKSANPR; translated from the coding sequence ATGTCTGGCACCATCACCATGTTGTTGTTGGGTCTGGGAACACTGCTGGTGGGGAACGGGCTGCTGGGCACCCTGCTGGGCATCCGGGCCCAGCTGGAAGGCTTTAGCAACACCGCCATCGGCGCGCTGATGGCGGCCTATTTCCTGGGCTATGTCATGGGCACCTTTCTGGTGCCCGCGCTCATTCGGCGGGTGGGCCACATTCGCAGCTTTGCGGCGCTGGCGGCGATCGGCTCGGCATCCGTGCTGTGTTATGGGTTGATCGTCCATCCGCTCGCCTGGGCGGTGCTACGAGTAATCACCGGCATTGCGGTAGTCGGCGTCTACACGGTGGTGGAAAGCTGGCTCAACGAACAGGCGCCACACCATGCTCGTGGCCGGGTCTTCGCCATCTACATGATAGTAACACTGGTCAGCCTGGCCGCCGGACAATACCTGATCTTGAGCGCCAACATTGGCGCTTTGGCGCTTTTCGCGGTTGCGTCCATGCTGTTCACTTTGGGACTGGTGCCCATCGCCGCCACCCGTATCCATGCCCCCCAACCGTTGGCGAACCCCTCCGTGAGTCTGGCTCATTTGTTCTGGTTGGCCCCGCTGGCCGCCTGCGGCGCGTTCATCGCCGGCATCGTCAGCGGCGCTTTCTGGAGCCTGGGCGCGGTGTTCGCGCAACGGGTGGGATTGTCGGAGGAAGGCATCGCCCTGTTCATGAGCACCACCATCCTCGGCGGCGCGCTGTTGCAATGGCCGATTGGCCGGCTGTCCGATCATTACAGCCGACGCTTCATGCTAACCTTGGTGAGTGTCACCGCCGCCCTGACCGCGTTGCTGGCGCTGCGGGTCATGTATGAATCGCTGACGGCGCTGATCGCCTGCGCCTTCCTGTACGGCGGCCTGATGTTCTCGGTCTACAGCCTGAGCGTGGCCCACATGAACGATCGTTTGAGCGCACCCGGCGATGTGCTGGACGCTACTCGCGGCCTGTTGCTCATCTTCGGCATGGGTTCGATAGCCGGTCCGGCGCTCGGCGGCCCGCTGATGGACGGGTTTGGACCCGGCACCCTCCCCGCCTACTCCGCGGCCGCGCTCGGTCTGTTGGGCCTGCTGGGGTTGCTGCGCTTGATCTGGGCCGTGCCGATTCCGCTGATCAAGCAAGGG
- a CDS encoding slipin family protein, which yields MLGYQRMVIAQNERGLHLYDRRLAAILEPGVYRWFDPLRRHEVQRHDLTVAEFNHPWLDVLLRTEPALMERHFQVVETGQHQVGLIYKNGRLERVLPPATRQAYWRGPVEVKVEMLDIGTDYALSRAHAALLTRPSAALAKNLNGFILAAEIEDNHIGLLLVDGELVRTLPPGLHAFWRFNRVIKVDTVDLRLQTVEVSGQEILTKDKVSLRVNLSAVYRIADPVKARGELGNIAEYLYRTLQFGLRQAIGTQPLDGLLGDKDPLDRVVRNYVAERVNPHGLELETVGIKDVILPGEMKDILNQVVTAEKAAQANVIRRREEVAATRSLLNTAKLMEENPILLRLKELEALEKVVDKVERLTVFGGLDGVLRDTVRIDLPAH from the coding sequence ATGTTGGGTTACCAGCGAATGGTCATTGCCCAAAACGAGCGTGGGCTTCACCTGTACGACCGCCGGCTGGCGGCCATTCTGGAACCGGGGGTCTACCGCTGGTTCGATCCGCTGCGCCGTCACGAGGTGCAGCGCCATGACCTGACCGTGGCCGAATTCAATCACCCGTGGCTGGATGTGCTGCTGCGAACCGAGCCGGCTTTGATGGAACGGCACTTCCAGGTCGTGGAAACCGGCCAACACCAGGTCGGCCTGATCTACAAGAACGGCCGCCTGGAAAGAGTGTTGCCGCCGGCGACCCGGCAGGCGTACTGGCGCGGCCCGGTCGAGGTGAAGGTGGAGATGCTGGATATCGGTACCGACTACGCCCTGTCGCGCGCGCATGCCGCTCTGCTGACCCGGCCCTCGGCCGCCCTGGCCAAGAACCTGAACGGCTTCATTCTGGCCGCCGAGATCGAAGACAACCACATCGGCCTGCTGCTGGTGGATGGCGAGCTGGTCCGTACCCTGCCGCCTGGCCTGCACGCCTTCTGGCGCTTCAATCGGGTAATCAAGGTGGACACCGTGGATCTGCGTTTGCAGACCGTGGAAGTGTCCGGCCAGGAAATTCTGACCAAGGACAAGGTCAGCCTGCGGGTCAACCTGTCGGCGGTGTACCGGATCGCCGACCCGGTCAAGGCGCGTGGCGAACTGGGCAACATCGCCGAGTACCTGTACCGGACCTTGCAGTTCGGTTTGCGGCAAGCGATCGGCACCCAGCCGCTGGACGGCCTGCTCGGCGACAAGGACCCGTTGGATCGGGTCGTGCGGAACTATGTGGCGGAACGGGTCAACCCGCACGGGTTGGAGCTGGAGACGGTCGGCATCAAGGACGTGATCCTGCCCGGTGAGATGAAGGATATTCTCAACCAGGTGGTGACCGCCGAAAAGGCGGCGCAGGCCAACGTCATCCGCCGGCGCGAGGAAGTCGCCGCCACCCGCTCGCTGCTCAACACGGCGAAGCTAATGGAAGAGAACCCGATTCTGCTGCGCCTGAAGGAACTGGAGGCGCTGGAAAAGGTCGTGGACAAGGTCGAACGGCTGACCGTGTTCGGCGGCCTGGATGGCGTATTGCGCGATACGGTGCGCATCGACCTGCCGGCGCATTGA
- a CDS encoding multifunctional CCA addition/repair protein: MEIYLVGGAVRDELLERPVRERDWVVVGATPDELLARGFRSVGKDFPVFLHPDTHEEYALARTERKTAPGYHGFSFHAAPEVTLEADLQRRDLTINAMARDPDGRLIDPYHGARDLEARWLRHVSPAFAEDPVRILRVARFSARYAPLGFRIAPETLDLMRAMVASGEVDHLVPERVWAETVRALGESRPERFIETLRDCDALARIFPELDRLFGVPQPPAHHPEIDTGVHTLMALAQAARLGADTVTRFAVLVHDLGKGATPPEEWPSHRGHEQRGVDLVRSFCQRLRVPNVYRELAVATAHRHMHCHRALELRPQTLLNTLLGLDALRKPQRFEQFLLACEADARGRLGLENRDYPQADLLRRVYQAAAAVPARPLVQQGLSGLALAEALRLERLAAITEARRTFSTGDNA; the protein is encoded by the coding sequence ATGGAAATCTACCTGGTCGGCGGCGCGGTGCGCGACGAGTTGTTAGAGCGGCCGGTTCGGGAACGCGACTGGGTGGTGGTCGGCGCCACGCCGGACGAGTTGCTGGCGCGCGGCTTTCGGTCGGTCGGCAAGGATTTTCCGGTATTCCTGCACCCGGACACGCACGAGGAGTATGCACTGGCCCGCACCGAGCGCAAGACCGCGCCCGGCTATCACGGCTTCAGCTTTCATGCCGCGCCGGAGGTGACGCTGGAGGCGGATCTCCAGCGCCGCGATCTGACCATCAACGCCATGGCCCGCGACCCTGACGGTCGCCTGATCGACCCTTACCACGGCGCCCGCGATCTCGAAGCCCGCTGGTTGCGCCATGTCTCGCCGGCTTTCGCCGAAGACCCGGTGCGGATTCTCCGCGTCGCCCGTTTCAGCGCCCGCTATGCGCCGCTGGGCTTTCGGATCGCCCCGGAAACGCTGGACCTGATGCGGGCCATGGTCGCCAGCGGGGAAGTCGACCATCTGGTGCCGGAGCGGGTCTGGGCGGAAACGGTGCGCGCCCTGGGCGAATCGCGGCCGGAGCGCTTTATCGAAACCCTGCGCGACTGCGACGCGCTGGCGCGGATTTTCCCGGAACTGGACCGGTTGTTCGGTGTGCCCCAGCCCCCCGCTCACCATCCCGAGATCGACACCGGCGTCCATACGCTCATGGCGCTGGCTCAGGCCGCGCGCTTGGGAGCGGACACGGTCACCCGTTTCGCCGTGCTGGTTCACGATCTCGGCAAGGGGGCCACCCCGCCCGAGGAGTGGCCGAGCCATCGCGGTCACGAACAGCGCGGCGTCGATCTGGTCCGGTCTTTCTGCCAGCGCTTGCGAGTTCCGAACGTGTACCGCGAACTGGCTGTGGCGACCGCCCATCGCCACATGCATTGCCACCGCGCGCTGGAGCTGCGTCCGCAAACCCTGCTCAACACCTTGCTGGGCCTGGATGCCCTGCGCAAGCCACAACGCTTCGAACAGTTCCTCCTCGCCTGCGAAGCCGACGCGCGCGGCCGGCTGGGACTGGAAAACCGGGACTATCCGCAGGCGGATCTGCTGCGGCGGGTTTACCAAGCCGCCGCCGCCGTGCCGGCGCGACCGCTGGTGCAACAGGGCTTGAGTGGGCTGGCGCTGGCCGAGGCGCTGCGACTGGAACGGCTGGCGGCGATCACCGAGGCGCGGCGGACGTTCTCAACCGGCGACAATGCTTGA
- a CDS encoding aminopeptidase, which yields MGTGFALGLSGCAELAYYRQAAVGQWALFQARRPVAAVLAEPAISAELRQRLETAQALRAFASAELVLPDNDSYRSYADLGRPWVVKNVFAAPELSLEPRRWCFLVVGCLSYRGYFEAGAAQGLAEALRAGGDDVYVADISAYSTLGWFDDPLLNTFIGWPVGRLAELMFHELAHQRLYVADDTAFNEAFATAMGRLGAERWLERHGTPREREEYAADVRRREQFLALVANAREQLLAVYASSRDEAAKRADKQRILTQLRERYQALKREWGGYAGYDRWFDQDLNNAKLAGVSTYHQQVPAFLALYEREGRDFAAFYRAAEVIGQLPPPEREARLRMLSVLSRLAAKPAPLFSSN from the coding sequence GTGGGAACCGGGTTCGCGCTGGGTCTGTCCGGTTGCGCCGAACTGGCTTATTACCGGCAGGCGGCGGTGGGGCAGTGGGCATTGTTCCAGGCCCGCCGGCCGGTGGCGGCGGTGCTGGCCGAGCCGGCGATCTCCGCGGAACTGCGCCAGCGCTTGGAAACCGCGCAAGCGCTGCGCGCCTTCGCCAGTGCCGAGTTGGTCCTGCCCGACAACGACAGCTATCGAAGTTACGCCGATCTCGGGCGACCCTGGGTAGTCAAGAATGTCTTCGCCGCGCCGGAGCTGAGCCTGGAGCCGCGCCGCTGGTGCTTCCTGGTGGTCGGTTGCCTGAGCTATCGCGGCTATTTCGAGGCCGGGGCCGCGCAAGGCTTGGCCGAGGCACTGCGGGCCGGTGGCGACGATGTCTATGTCGCCGACATTTCCGCCTATTCGACGCTGGGCTGGTTCGATGATCCGCTGCTGAATACCTTCATCGGCTGGCCGGTCGGGCGGTTGGCGGAACTGATGTTCCACGAATTGGCTCACCAGCGCTTGTACGTGGCCGACGATACCGCCTTCAACGAAGCCTTCGCGACCGCGATGGGCCGACTGGGCGCGGAACGCTGGCTGGAACGGCACGGCACGCCGCGCGAGCGAGAGGAATACGCCGCCGATGTCCGTCGCCGCGAGCAATTTCTGGCACTGGTGGCGAACGCCCGCGAACAACTGTTGGCGGTCTATGCCTCATCTCGCGACGAGGCGGCCAAACGGGCCGATAAACAACGTATCTTGACCCAACTGCGCGAGCGCTATCAGGCATTGAAACGCGAGTGGGGGGGCTATGCCGGCTATGACCGCTGGTTCGATCAGGATCTGAACAATGCCAAGCTGGCCGGAGTCAGTACCTACCATCAACAAGTCCCGGCGTTTCTGGCGTTGTACGAACGGGAGGGTCGGGATTTCGCGGCGTTTTATCGGGCGGCGGAAGTCATTGGACAGTTGCCGCCGCCGGAGCGGGAAGCACGGTTGCGGATGCTGTCGGTGCTGTCCCGGCTTGCGGCAAAACCAGCCCCACTGTTTTCATCGAACTGA
- a CDS encoding ABC transporter ATP-binding protein translates to MQAIDAVPLLEVRDLSVSFGATTAVKQVSFTLERGQTLALVGESGSGKSVSALSILQLLPYPHARHPGGSIRLRGEELVAAAPARLREVRGNQIAMVFQEPMTSLNPLHSIEKQIGETLWLHKGLSGAALKARIVELLDLVGLPDAAYRLNALPHELSGGQRQRVMIAMALANDPDILIADEPTTALDVTIQAQILKLLKELQARLGMAILFITHDLSIVRKMADRVCVMQAGVVVETGPVAELFAHPQHPYTRQLLAAEPRGEPPPESGDAPEVMAGDDLKVWFPLKRGWLGRVADHVKAVDGVSAQVREGQTLGVVGESGSGKTTLGLALLRLLSSKGAICFQGQRIDELSGKMLRPLRKAMQIVFQDPYGSLSPRLSVGEIIEEGLRVHGLAGDRAARRAWIAGALEEVGLDPDTQDRYPHEFSGGQRQRIAIARALALQPRLLVLDEPTSALDVSVQAQIVDLLRELQRRHRLAYIFISHDLRVVRALANHLLVMKNGRVVEAGPARRVFEQPEHPYTQALLAAALNLEATGNGMVAV, encoded by the coding sequence ATGCAGGCAATCGACGCGGTACCCCTCCTCGAAGTTCGCGACCTGTCCGTCTCCTTCGGCGCGACCACGGCGGTCAAGCAGGTGTCGTTCACGCTGGAGCGCGGCCAAACCCTGGCGCTGGTCGGGGAGAGCGGTTCCGGCAAGTCGGTGTCGGCGCTTTCCATCCTGCAACTGCTGCCCTATCCCCATGCCCGGCATCCTGGTGGGAGCATCCGCCTGCGCGGCGAGGAGCTGGTCGCCGCGGCGCCGGCCCGTCTGCGCGAGGTACGCGGCAACCAGATCGCCATGGTGTTCCAGGAGCCGATGACCTCGCTCAATCCCCTGCATTCCATCGAAAAGCAGATTGGCGAGACACTGTGGTTGCACAAGGGACTGAGCGGCGCGGCGTTAAAGGCGCGGATCGTGGAGTTGCTGGATTTGGTGGGTTTGCCCGACGCCGCGTATCGTTTGAATGCCCTGCCGCATGAACTGTCCGGCGGCCAGCGCCAGCGGGTGATGATCGCCATGGCCCTGGCCAACGATCCCGACATCCTGATCGCCGACGAGCCGACCACGGCGCTGGATGTCACTATCCAGGCCCAGATCCTCAAGCTGCTCAAGGAATTGCAGGCGCGGCTCGGCATGGCCATCCTGTTCATCACCCATGATCTGAGCATCGTTCGCAAAATGGCTGACCGGGTGTGCGTGATGCAGGCCGGCGTGGTGGTGGAAACCGGCCCGGTCGCCGAGCTGTTCGCCCACCCGCAACATCCCTACACCCGGCAACTGCTGGCCGCCGAACCCAGGGGCGAGCCGCCGCCGGAAAGCGGCGATGCGCCGGAAGTCATGGCCGGCGACGATCTCAAGGTTTGGTTTCCGCTCAAGCGAGGATGGCTGGGGCGCGTGGCCGATCACGTCAAGGCGGTCGATGGGGTCAGCGCTCAGGTACGCGAGGGGCAGACCCTGGGCGTGGTGGGGGAGAGCGGTTCCGGCAAGACCACCCTGGGACTGGCGCTGCTGCGGTTGTTGTCCAGCAAGGGCGCGATTTGCTTCCAGGGCCAGCGCATCGATGAGCTGTCCGGCAAGATGCTGCGGCCGTTGCGCAAAGCCATGCAGATCGTATTTCAGGACCCCTACGGTTCGCTCAGTCCCCGCTTGTCGGTGGGCGAGATCATTGAGGAGGGTTTGCGGGTGCACGGGCTGGCCGGCGACCGTGCCGCCCGCCGGGCCTGGATTGCCGGGGCGCTGGAGGAAGTCGGGCTGGACCCGGACACTCAGGATCGTTACCCGCATGAGTTCTCCGGCGGTCAGCGCCAGCGCATCGCCATCGCCCGCGCCTTGGCCCTGCAACCGCGCTTGCTGGTGCTCGACGAACCGACCAGCGCCCTGGATGTGTCGGTGCAGGCGCAGATCGTGGATTTATTGCGCGAGTTGCAGCGCCGCCACCGGCTGGCCTACATCTTCATCAGCCATGATTTGCGGGTGGTGCGGGCGCTGGCCAATCATCTGCTGGTGATGAAGAACGGTCGGGTGGTGGAGGCGGGACCGGCGCGGCGGGTGTTCGAGCAACCCGAACATCCCTATACCCAAGCGCTGCTGGCGGCGGCCTTGAACCTGGAGGCGACGGGTAATGGGATGGTGGCGGTCTGA
- the rnhA gene encoding ribonuclease HI, translating to MTNGTRNTEAEWVALFTDGACSGNPGPGGWGALLRYQGHEKELSGGEAATTNNRMELLAVIHGLEALKRPMRVRICTDSQYVMKGMTEWLTAWKRREWKTADRQPVKNVDLWQRLEAALTPHQVEWEWVRGHSGHPENERVDQLARAAVSRIKAGGV from the coding sequence ATGACGAACGGAACCAGGAATACCGAAGCGGAGTGGGTGGCGCTGTTCACCGACGGTGCCTGTTCCGGCAACCCTGGCCCCGGCGGTTGGGGGGCGTTGCTCCGATATCAGGGGCATGAGAAGGAACTGTCCGGTGGCGAAGCGGCCACCACCAACAACCGTATGGAGCTGCTGGCGGTCATTCATGGCCTGGAGGCGCTGAAACGCCCGATGCGGGTGCGGATTTGCACCGACAGCCAGTACGTCATGAAGGGTATGACCGAATGGCTGACCGCCTGGAAGCGGCGTGAGTGGAAAACCGCCGACCGCCAGCCGGTCAAGAACGTCGATCTCTGGCAACGCCTGGAAGCCGCCCTGACCCCGCATCAGGTGGAATGGGAATGGGTGCGCGGCCACAGCGGCCATCCCGAGAACGAGCGAGTGGATCAACTGGCACGGGCGGCGGTTTCCCGCATCAAAGCAGGCGGAGTCTGA
- the dnaQ gene encoding DNA polymerase III subunit epsilon, which produces MHERQIVLDTETTGLDPGQGHRVIEIGCIELRNRRLTEQRFHVYLRPERAIDEGAMKVHGLTNEFLADQPRFAEIADQFLEFIRGAELIIHNAAFDLGFLNHELRRCGLGQSTLEQICRVEDTLLLARQRHPGQRNNLDALCKRYGVDNSQRALHGALLDAEILADVYLAMTRQQDSLFVQESAATMRRNQESRRAALPRNRPPLPVLRASAEERAAHDQYLDMLDKKSGGACVWRRLDEVATGSA; this is translated from the coding sequence ATGCACGAACGGCAAATTGTGCTCGACACGGAAACCACCGGCCTCGATCCCGGCCAAGGGCATCGGGTCATCGAAATCGGCTGCATCGAACTGCGGAACCGGCGGTTGACCGAGCAGCGCTTCCACGTCTACCTGCGACCGGAGCGCGCCATCGACGAAGGAGCCATGAAGGTTCACGGTCTGACCAATGAGTTCCTCGCCGACCAGCCGCGCTTTGCCGAGATCGCCGATCAGTTCCTGGAGTTCATCCGGGGCGCGGAATTGATCATCCACAACGCGGCTTTCGACCTGGGTTTTCTCAATCACGAGTTGCGGCGCTGCGGGCTCGGTCAGAGCACACTGGAGCAGATCTGCCGGGTCGAGGACACGCTGTTGCTGGCCCGCCAGCGCCATCCCGGCCAGCGTAACAATCTGGATGCCCTGTGCAAGCGCTACGGCGTCGATAACTCACAGCGCGCCCTGCACGGTGCCCTGCTCGACGCGGAAATTCTGGCCGATGTCTACCTGGCGATGACGCGCCAGCAGGATTCGCTGTTCGTTCAGGAGAGCGCGGCCACGATGCGGCGCAACCAGGAGAGCCGACGGGCGGCACTGCCTCGGAACCGGCCGCCGCTGCCGGTGCTGCGCGCCAGCGCCGAGGAGCGCGCCGCTCACGACCAGTATCTGGACATGCTGGACAAGAAGAGCGGCGGGGCCTGCGTGTGGCGGCGGCTGGATGAAGTGGCCACCGGCTCGGCCTAG
- a CDS encoding AAA family ATPase — MVVASMNFIIASTFIDSLARLATQAQTLVKQAAFDLQLGPEHPSFQLHRLDRATDKHFWSARVNLDLRIILYRDADHLVLCYAAPHDEAYRWGQKRRFEVHPQTHAAQVVEIHERVEEVVKYIPRETPLLFGHYDSDYLLALGVPEAWLDAVRHAGEEHLDELLDRLPQEAAERLLKLACGEPVPRPVTVTETPFAHPDAQRRFRVIDNQQELRRALEYPWERWIVFLHPTQRGVVERRYGGPARVSGAAGTGKSVVALHRAAALARSAPQGRVLLTTFSKTLAARLSQNADLLLGSDAPERAQIDIVHLHKLARDTWVNTLKRKFAFINTKRFNELLQTAIAKTGVAECSPAFLKAEWEAIVNFWGINDEETYLRVSRKGRGTRLGIRQRRAVWGVFTEFLAVLEEKHYMTWERLCFRLAAELAELAERPPPYLYVVADEAQDFGPAEFRLLRALVAPGDNDLFLCGDAGQRIYQPRFSWKAAGIEVRGRATRLTVNYRTTEQIRRFADTLLPAALDEDGDSKPEPRASISLLKGPPPEVSGYAHVNEEIAGVAQRLRELTAGGFSPRDIAIFCRSETRLKERAEPALQQCGLAGHYLSDEAPPTDAHVSLGSMHRAKGLEFKIVIVMGCDEDMLPRASVLSELVDEADRAVFIEQERQLLYVACTRARERLLVTYSGRPSCFLQT, encoded by the coding sequence TTGGTCGTCGCATCCATGAATTTCATCATCGCCAGTACCTTTATCGACAGCCTGGCTCGTCTCGCGACCCAAGCGCAGACCCTGGTCAAACAGGCGGCGTTCGATCTCCAACTGGGGCCGGAACACCCGAGCTTTCAGTTGCATCGCCTGGATCGCGCGACCGACAAGCATTTCTGGTCGGCGCGGGTCAACCTCGACTTGCGCATCATTCTCTACCGCGACGCCGATCACCTCGTGCTGTGTTATGCCGCGCCTCACGACGAAGCATACCGTTGGGGCCAGAAGCGGCGCTTTGAAGTGCACCCGCAGACTCATGCCGCGCAAGTCGTTGAAATCCATGAGCGGGTGGAAGAAGTCGTCAAATACATACCGCGCGAGACGCCGTTGCTGTTCGGTCATTACGACAGCGACTATCTGCTCGCGCTGGGCGTGCCGGAGGCATGGCTGGATGCGGTGCGCCATGCCGGCGAAGAGCATCTGGATGAGTTGCTGGATCGCTTGCCGCAGGAAGCGGCGGAGCGCCTGCTGAAACTCGCGTGCGGCGAGCCGGTGCCGCGTCCGGTGACGGTCACCGAGACGCCCTTCGCGCATCCCGACGCCCAGCGCCGGTTTCGCGTCATCGACAACCAACAGGAATTGCGCCGGGCGCTGGAATATCCCTGGGAGCGCTGGATCGTCTTCCTGCATCCGACCCAGCGCGGCGTGGTCGAGCGGCGCTATGGCGGACCGGCGCGGGTCTCGGGAGCCGCCGGTACCGGCAAATCGGTGGTCGCCCTGCACCGGGCCGCCGCGCTGGCCCGTTCCGCGCCGCAGGGGCGGGTGTTGTTGACCACCTTTTCCAAAACCCTCGCCGCGCGCCTGAGCCAGAACGCCGATTTATTGCTGGGTTCCGACGCCCCGGAACGCGCCCAGATCGACATCGTTCATCTCCACAAGCTGGCACGGGATACGTGGGTCAACACGCTCAAACGCAAGTTCGCTTTCATCAATACCAAGCGGTTCAACGAATTGCTGCAAACCGCCATCGCCAAAACCGGTGTGGCCGAATGTTCTCCGGCGTTTCTCAAAGCGGAATGGGAGGCTATCGTCAATTTTTGGGGCATCAACGATGAAGAAACCTATCTTCGCGTCTCACGGAAAGGGCGTGGAACCCGATTAGGCATCCGGCAACGGCGGGCCGTTTGGGGTGTATTTACCGAGTTTTTGGCGGTACTGGAAGAGAAGCACTACATGACTTGGGAACGCCTGTGCTTCCGCCTCGCCGCCGAACTGGCCGAACTGGCCGAACGGCCGCCGCCCTACCTGTATGTCGTCGCCGACGAGGCGCAGGACTTCGGTCCCGCCGAGTTCCGCTTGTTACGCGCCTTGGTTGCCCCTGGCGATAACGATCTCTTTTTGTGCGGCGACGCCGGCCAGCGAATTTATCAGCCCCGGTTTTCCTGGAAGGCGGCGGGTATCGAGGTACGCGGACGGGCGACGCGCTTGACGGTGAATTACCGCACCACCGAGCAAATCCGCCGTTTCGCCGACACACTGCTGCCCGCCGCGCTGGATGAGGATGGCGACAGCAAACCGGAACCCCGCGCGTCCATTTCGCTGTTGAAGGGGCCGCCACCGGAAGTCAGCGGCTATGCCCATGTGAATGAAGAAATCGCCGGCGTTGCCCAGCGCTTGCGGGAGTTGACGGCTGGCGGCTTTTCGCCCCGCGATATCGCGATCTTCTGCCGCAGCGAAACCCGGCTCAAGGAACGCGCCGAACCGGCTTTGCAACAGTGTGGCTTGGCGGGTCATTATCTCAGCGATGAAGCGCCGCCGACCGACGCGCATGTTTCGCTGGGCAGTATGCACCGCGCCAAGGGCTTGGAGTTCAAGATCGTCATCGTGATGGGCTGCGATGAGGATATGTTGCCGCGCGCCAGCGTACTCAGCGAATTGGTGGATGAGGCTGATCGGGCGGTTTTTATCGAGCAGGAACGGCAATTGCTCTATGTGGCCTGTACTCGTGCCAGGGAGCGGTTGTTGGTGACGTATAGCGGTAGGCCGAGTTGCTTCTTGCAAACCTGA
- a CDS encoding cytosolic protein: MKNPSRTRRKPPDRSDDFDSPWKTLLERWFPAFMAWFFPPIAAEIDWACGYVFLDKELQKISRRAKEKRRYADKLVRVWRRTGEEMWVLVHVEIQAGQETDFAERMFVYYYRLFDRYRLPLASLVVLADDRPQWRPDRYERQLWGCELKLTFPVVKLLDDRGRMAELETDPNPFALATATHLLAQATRQDLPQRLAGKLALTRRLYQRGWTKPEVLDLYEFIDWLLALPEALEEACLDEIHELEESTKMRYISSAERIGMKRGTQLGIQQVLRRQLQRRFGDPPAWVETKLQEGTPPQLERWADQLLDADTVEAVFKE, translated from the coding sequence ATGAAAAATCCCTCCCGCACCCGCCGAAAGCCACCCGACCGTTCGGACGACTTTGATTCCCCCTGGAAGACCCTGCTGGAACGCTGGTTTCCCGCCTTCATGGCCTGGTTCTTCCCGCCCATCGCCGCCGAGATCGACTGGGCGTGCGGCTACGTGTTCCTGGACAAGGAGTTGCAGAAAATCAGCCGCCGCGCCAAGGAAAAGCGCCGCTATGCCGACAAACTGGTTAGAGTCTGGCGGCGTACCGGTGAGGAAATGTGGGTGCTGGTTCATGTCGAAATCCAGGCCGGCCAGGAAACCGACTTCGCCGAGCGGATGTTCGTCTACTACTACCGGCTGTTCGACCGCTACCGGTTGCCCTTGGCCAGTCTGGTGGTGCTGGCCGACGACCGGCCCCAGTGGCGGCCGGATCGCTACGAACGCCAATTGTGGGGCTGCGAGCTCAAGCTCACGTTTCCGGTGGTCAAACTATTGGACGATCGGGGGCGGATGGCGGAACTGGAAACGGACCCCAATCCTTTCGCCCTAGCGACGGCGACCCATCTGCTGGCGCAGGCGACCCGCCAGGATCTGCCGCAACGGCTAGCCGGCAAGCTGGCCCTGACCCGGCGGCTGTACCAGCGGGGCTGGACCAAACCGGAAGTGCTGGACTTGTACGAGTTCATCGACTGGCTGCTGGCCTTGCCCGAAGCTCTGGAAGAGGCGTGTCTCGATGAGATTCATGAGTTGGAGGAGAGTACGAAGATGCGGTACATCAGCAGCGCCGAACGTATCGGCATGAAGCGCGGAACGCAATTAGGAATACAACAGGTGCTACGCCGACAACTGCAACGACGTTTCGGCGATCCACCCGCCTGGGTCGAAACCAAACTCCAGGAAGGAACGCCTCCCCAATTGGAACGATGGGCCGATCAATTGCTGGACGCTGATACCGTGGAAGCCGTGTTCAAGGAATAG